CGCGCGAATTTCCCGGCGTCGCGCTCGACCACATGTACGTAGACGCCTGCGCCATGCACCTGGCGTCCAGCCCGTCACGCTTCGATGTGATCCTCACGGAAAATCTCTTCGGCGACATTGTTTCCGACGAATCTGCGGTGATCAGCGGCTCGCTCGGCATGCTTGCCTCGGCGAGCATCGGCGGGCGCGTCGGGCTGTTTGAGCCCGTGCACGGCTCCGCGCCCGACATTGCCGGGCGCGGCATCGCCAATCCGCTGGGTGCGATCGCGACAGCCGCCCTGCTTCTGCGGTATGCTGCTGACATGGAGCCTGAGGCGCGCGACGTGGAAGAGGCGATCGGCGAGGTCCTCAATCGCGGTTTCCGTACCTCCGACCTGGTGCGCGACCAACGCACGCCGACGGCGACCACCGAGGAGATGGGCGCTGCTGTAGCCGAGGCGCTTACCGGAATCTGCGAACGCCGCCACGCCTTCCACGCGGTCTGATCATGCCCGCTCCACGGACCATGTTCGACAAGATCTGGAGCGAGCACCTGGTGTGCGAGGCGCCCGGCGAGCCTGCCCTGCTCTACATTGATCTGCACCTCGTGCACGAAGTCACGTCTCCGCAGGCATTTGACGGCCTGCGCGCCGCAGGACGCCGCGTCCGCCGGCCCGAGCGCGCCCTGGCCACCGTGGACCACAACGTTCCGACCACGGCACCGCGTAACCTGATCTCCGATCCCATCGCCGCGCGCCAGATCGAAGCGCTGCGCAAGAACTGCGCCGAATTCGGCATCCTCCTCTTCGACATTGACTCGCCCGAGCAGGGAATCGTACACGTCATCGGGCCGGAACTCGGGGTCACCAAGCCCGGCATGACCATCGTCTGCGGCGACAGTCACACCAGCACGCACGGCGCATTCGGCGCACTGTCCTTCGGCATCGGAACCTCCGAGGTCGAGCACGTGCTTGCCACGCAGTGCCTGCCGCAGCGCAAGCAGCGCACCATGGAAGTGCACGTCTGCGGGCGGTTGGGGCCGGGTGTGAACGCGAAGGATTTGGCGCTTGGCATTATCGGCCAGATAGGCACCGATGGCGCCACCGGACACGTGATCGAGTACACCGGCGAAGCCGTCGCCGCGCTCTCCATGCCGGAGCGCATGACCCTGTGCAACATGAGCATCGAGTCGGGCGCGCGCGCCGGCATGGTGGCGCCCGACAACACGACGTTTTCCTGGATTCGCGGACGCCGTTTTGCCCCGCCAGGACCTGACCTGGCCAAGGCGATTGAATATTGGCGCACGCTGCCCACCGACGACGGCGCGCAGTTCGACCACACCGTGGAGATCGAAGCCGCGTCGCTGGCGCCCTTCGTGACCTGGGGCACCAACCCGGGCATGGTGACCTCCGTCACAGGCCAGGTGCCCGCGCTGTCGGCGGCGAGGAACGAAGCCGAACGTCGCTCCTGGGAGCGCGCGTTGGAGTACATGGCGCTTGCGCCCGGCACACGTATCCAGGACATCGCCATTGACCGCGTCTTTATCGGCTCCTGCACCAATTCGCGTCTGGAGGATCTGCGCGCCGCGGCCCGTGTGGTGAGCGGTTATCGCATCGACCCCAAGGTGCAGGCGCTGGTGGTGCCGGGGTCGCAGGCGATAAAAGCGGCGGCCGAAGCCGAGGGGCTCGACGAAATTTTCCGCACCGCCGGTTTTGAGTGGCGCGAAGCCGGCTGCTCCATGTGCCTCGGTATGAACCCCGACGTACTACAGGCGGGCCAACGCTGCGCCTCCACCAGCAATCGCAATTTTGAAGGGCGCCAGGGCCGTGGCGGGCGCACCCATCTGGTCAGCCCGGCCATGGCGGCGGCGGCGGCGATCGCGGGCCATTTCGTGGACATACGCGATTGGAAGTTTCGCGGCTCGGTGGCGGCGGCGAAATAGTTATGGAACCATTCCGCAAACATACCGGGCTGGTGGTCCCACTCGATCGCGTCAATGTTGACACCGACCAGATCATCCCCAAGCAGTTCCTCAAGCGGGTCGAGCGCACCGGCTTCGGCGAATTTCTTTTTTACGATTGGCGAAGATTGCCCGACGGCAGCCCCGATCCATCGTTCGTGCTCAACGATCCACGCTACCGCGGCGCCAGCATCCTGATCGCGGGCGCCAATTTTGGCTGTGGCTCTTCGCGCGAGCACGCGCCCTGGTCGCTGATGGACTACGGATTCCGCGCCATCATTGCGCCCTCGTTCGCCGACATTTTCACCACGAATTGTTTTAAGAACGGCGTGCTGACCGTGGTCCTGCCGGACTCTGCCGTTTCCGACCTGATGCGCCGCGCGCAGCGAACGCCTGCCTACCGCCTCAGCGTCGATTTGGAGTTGCGGACCGTGTCCGACGACCAAGGTTTTTCCGCCACTTTCTTCGTGGACGAGTTCCGCCGGCGCTGCCTGCTCAACGGACTCGACGACATCGACCTGACGCTGCAGCACGAACCCGACATTGCCGCGTACGAAGCGCGTCACGCCCGCCCACCCTGGTTCTAGCCATCCACAAGTGCGTTGCGGTGCGCTTGCCCGGCGCGGGCCGCTTGTACTCAGGCCGCCAAGTTTGCTATCGTTCCCGCCCAGCGAGCGATGCCCATCCGCTCGAAGCGCCCGTGGGGGGCCTATGAAATCCGTCGAGATTGTTGTCAATGGCGTGGAGCGCCGCGCCCAGGTGGAGCCGCGCATGCTGCTGGTGCATTTTCTGCGCGACGTCGCCGGCCTCACCGGCACGCACATCGGCTGTGAAACCTCGCTGTGCGGCGCCTGCACCACCCTGTTTGACGGGCGCGCCGTGAAGTCGTGCACCGTGCTCGCGGTTCAGGCCGACGGTCATTCCGTCACCACCATCGAAGCGCTCGCCGCCGAAGGGCAGCTCCATCCTTTGCAGGAAAGTTTCTGGGAAGAGCACGCCCTGCAATGCGGTTTCTGTACGCCGGGCATGATCATGTGCGCCAGCGACCTGCTGGGGAGCAACGCTTCGCCCAGCGACAGCGAGATCCGCGAGGGGCTCAGCGGCAACCTGTGCCGCTGCACCGGCTACCAGAACATCGTCGGCGCGGTGAAGTCCGCCTCGCGCAAGATGGCGCGCCGCACCGCTGCGATCGCGGCCAGGAAGTAATCCGCCGGAGACATTGCCATGGCAACGAAATCCAAGTCGGGCGGCAAAGGCGCAAACGGGGGAAACGGCTTCGCCATACCCCATGGCCGCTGGGTCGGGCAGCGCCTCAAGCGCAAGGAAGACCCGCGCCTCATCCAGGGCCTGAGCCACTACGCCGGCGACCTTCGCCTGCCCGATCTTCTGCATTGTGTCTTCGTGCGCTCGCCACACGCAAATGCGCGCATTGTCTCGGTGGATGTCGAGGCGGCGCGCTCATCACCCGGCGTGGTGATGGCGGTCACCCACGCTGAGGTCGCCGCCATTGGCGGCGTCCCTTTCGCCGGCAGCCTGCCCGGATTGAAGGTCCCCCATCACTACGTGCTGGCCAAGGACCAGGTGCGCTACGTTGGCGAACCCGTGGTGGCCATCGTCGCGGAAAATCCCTACGCCGCGCGCGATGCCGCCGACCTGGTGAACATCGAATACGATTCGCTGCCCGCCGTCGTGGACATGGAACGGGCGCTGGCCCCCGGAAGCCCGCTTGTCCACGAGGAGTTTCACAGCAATCTGGCGTTCACGCACGTCATCAAGAACGGCGACCTTGCGCCGGCGTTTCAGCGCGCCGACCGCGTGGTCAAGCAGCGCCTCATCAACCAGCGCCTGGCGCCCATCGCCATCGAAACGCGCGGCGTGGTCGCTCAATATCTCCCCGGCGAAAAGCAGCTCACGGTGTGGTCGTCCACGCAGATTCCGCACCTGGTGCGCACCCAGATTTCACTGATGCTCGGTTTGCCGGAAACCTCGGTGCGCGTGATCACTCCCGAAGTCGGCGGCGGTTTCGGCAGCAAGCTCAATGTGTACGGTGAGGAAGCGGTCGTCCCGTGGCTCGCGATGAAGCTCAACCGGCCGGTGAAGTGGACGGAAACGCGCCGCGAAAATATCGCTGCCACCATCCACGGCCGCGATCAGATCAACGACGTCGAACTCGCGCTGAAGAAGAATGGCACGATCCTCGGCATGCGCACCCGCGTGCTCGCCGACCTCGGCGCCTACTACCAGTTGCTGACGCCGATCATCGCCACGCTCACCGGCCTGATGAGCACCGGCTGCTACAAAATTCCGGCCATCGAGTTCGAAGTGCTCGGCGTTTTCACCAACAAGATGTCCACCGACGCCTACCGCGGCGCCGGACGTCCGGAAGCCACCTACCTCATCGAGCGCATTGTTGACATCGCCGCGCGCGAATTGAACATGGACCCCGTGGAAATCCGCCGCCGCAACTTCCCCAAACCGGCGGAGTTTCCGTACAGCGCCGCCACCGGCGTGATCTACGACTCCGGTAATTACCAGGGCAGCCTCAAGCGCGCCCTTGATCTCGCCGGCTACGACAAGCTGCGCGCCCGCCAGAAAACCGGCCGGAAGCAGGGCAAATACTACGGCATCGGACTTTCCACCTACGTCGAAATCTGCGCCATGGGTCCGTCGGCCGCCATGCCCGCCGGCGGATGGGAGAGCGGAACCGTGCGCATTGAGCCAACCGGCACAGTCACCGCGCTGACCGGGGCGTCGCCGCACGGCCAGGGTCAGGAAACCACCTTCGCGCAGATGATCGCCGACATGCTCGGCCTCTCGCCAGCGGACATCAACGTCGTGCACGGCGACACCGCCGTCGTTCCCTACGGCATCGGGACCTTCGGCAGCCGCGGCACTGCGGTCGGAGGCTCCGCCTTGTTCGTCGCCACCGAGAAGCTCAGGAAGAAGATGGCGGCGATCGCGGCCCACCTGCTGGGCGGCAAGCCCGAGCAGATGGAATTCCGCGACGCACGCATCGGCGCCAAGGGCAGCAAGAAGTCGCTCGCGTTCGGCGAAGTGGTGGGCGCCGCCTACGCTGCCAAGAGCCTGCCCGCCGGCGTCGAGCCCGGCCTGGAAGCGACGCACTTCTTCGAGCCCTCGAATTTCACCTTTCCTTTTGGCGCGCACGTCATCTCATGCGAGGTGGACATTGAGACCGGCGAGATCAAGTTCGACAAGTACATCGCCGTGGACGACTGCGGCAACGTCATCAATCCCATGCTGGTCGAAGGCCAGGTGCACGGCGGCATCGTGCAGGGCATGGCGCAGGCGCTGTACGAAGAAGTCATCTACAACAGCGACGGCCAACTCGTCACCGGCACGTTGATGGATTACGCACTGCCCCGCGCGCCCGATATTCCCGAGCTCACCCTGGAGCGCACCTGCACGCCGTCGCCGGTGAATCCCATGGGCGTGAAGGGCGTCGGTGAAGCGGGCACTATCGGCTGCACGCCCGCGGTGGTCAACGCGGTGTGCGACGCGCTTGCGCCGCTTGGCATCCGCCACCTCGACATGCCGCTCA
This genomic stretch from Terriglobia bacterium harbors:
- the leuD gene encoding 3-isopropylmalate dehydratase small subunit, which gives rise to MEPFRKHTGLVVPLDRVNVDTDQIIPKQFLKRVERTGFGEFLFYDWRRLPDGSPDPSFVLNDPRYRGASILIAGANFGCGSSREHAPWSLMDYGFRAIIAPSFADIFTTNCFKNGVLTVVLPDSAVSDLMRRAQRTPAYRLSVDLELRTVSDDQGFSATFFVDEFRRRCLLNGLDDIDLTLQHEPDIAAYEARHARPPWF
- the leuC gene encoding 3-isopropylmalate dehydratase large subunit, giving the protein MPAPRTMFDKIWSEHLVCEAPGEPALLYIDLHLVHEVTSPQAFDGLRAAGRRVRRPERALATVDHNVPTTAPRNLISDPIAARQIEALRKNCAEFGILLFDIDSPEQGIVHVIGPELGVTKPGMTIVCGDSHTSTHGAFGALSFGIGTSEVEHVLATQCLPQRKQRTMEVHVCGRLGPGVNAKDLALGIIGQIGTDGATGHVIEYTGEAVAALSMPERMTLCNMSIESGARAGMVAPDNTTFSWIRGRRFAPPGPDLAKAIEYWRTLPTDDGAQFDHTVEIEAASLAPFVTWGTNPGMVTSVTGQVPALSAARNEAERRSWERALEYMALAPGTRIQDIAIDRVFIGSCTNSRLEDLRAAARVVSGYRIDPKVQALVVPGSQAIKAAAEAEGLDEIFRTAGFEWREAGCSMCLGMNPDVLQAGQRCASTSNRNFEGRQGRGGRTHLVSPAMAAAAAIAGHFVDIRDWKFRGSVAAAK
- a CDS encoding (2Fe-2S)-binding protein, which translates into the protein MKSVEIVVNGVERRAQVEPRMLLVHFLRDVAGLTGTHIGCETSLCGACTTLFDGRAVKSCTVLAVQADGHSVTTIEALAAEGQLHPLQESFWEEHALQCGFCTPGMIMCASDLLGSNASPSDSEIREGLSGNLCRCTGYQNIVGAVKSASRKMARRTAAIAARK
- a CDS encoding xanthine dehydrogenase family protein molybdopterin-binding subunit, coding for MATKSKSGGKGANGGNGFAIPHGRWVGQRLKRKEDPRLIQGLSHYAGDLRLPDLLHCVFVRSPHANARIVSVDVEAARSSPGVVMAVTHAEVAAIGGVPFAGSLPGLKVPHHYVLAKDQVRYVGEPVVAIVAENPYAARDAADLVNIEYDSLPAVVDMERALAPGSPLVHEEFHSNLAFTHVIKNGDLAPAFQRADRVVKQRLINQRLAPIAIETRGVVAQYLPGEKQLTVWSSTQIPHLVRTQISLMLGLPETSVRVITPEVGGGFGSKLNVYGEEAVVPWLAMKLNRPVKWTETRRENIAATIHGRDQINDVELALKKNGTILGMRTRVLADLGAYYQLLTPIIATLTGLMSTGCYKIPAIEFEVLGVFTNKMSTDAYRGAGRPEATYLIERIVDIAARELNMDPVEIRRRNFPKPAEFPYSAATGVIYDSGNYQGSLKRALDLAGYDKLRARQKTGRKQGKYYGIGLSTYVEICAMGPSAAMPAGGWESGTVRIEPTGTVTALTGASPHGQGQETTFAQMIADMLGLSPADINVVHGDTAVVPYGIGTFGSRGTAVGGSALFVATEKLRKKMAAIAAHLLGGKPEQMEFRDARIGAKGSKKSLAFGEVVGAAYAAKSLPAGVEPGLEATHFFEPSNFTFPFGAHVISCEVDIETGEIKFDKYIAVDDCGNVINPMLVEGQVHGGIVQGMAQALYEEVIYNSDGQLVTGTLMDYALPRAPDIPELTLERTCTPSPVNPMGVKGVGEAGTIGCTPAVVNAVCDALAPLGIRHLDMPLKPERIWRAVHDAHIRPSHSEAKATAVLTAAGAAKSVKKPVRRA